One genomic window of Candidatus Trichorickettsia mobilis includes the following:
- the idi gene encoding isopentenyl-diphosphate Delta-isomerase produces the protein MLNSKHVVLVNDQDEILGTADKLAVHDLDTPLHRGVSVFIFNTKRQLLLQRRHPSKKTWPNFWSNSFCGHPQFDETYEQAAFRHAQFELGLKLGELSFISDYRYKFMHNNIVENEICPIYFTISDQLMLPNFKEISETKWIEWTEFLYSTTTKPEIFTPWCIEEARILQESDIFKQYFPELTDYVASLV, from the coding sequence ATGCTAAATTCTAAACATGTAGTATTAGTAAATGACCAAGACGAAATATTAGGTACTGCAGACAAACTCGCAGTACACGACCTTGATACTCCGTTACATAGAGGAGTATCAGTATTTATTTTTAATACTAAACGGCAATTATTGCTGCAAAGAAGACATCCATCTAAGAAAACATGGCCTAATTTTTGGTCAAATAGTTTTTGCGGTCATCCGCAGTTTGATGAAACATATGAGCAGGCAGCATTTCGTCATGCTCAATTTGAGTTAGGTCTAAAATTAGGCGAACTATCGTTTATTTCTGATTATCGTTATAAATTTATGCATAATAATATTGTGGAGAATGAAATATGTCCTATCTACTTTACAATTTCAGATCAATTAATGTTGCCAAATTTTAAGGAAATCTCAGAAACTAAATGGATAGAATGGACTGAATTTTTATATTCTACTACAACTAAACCAGAAATATTTACTCCTTGGTGTATAGAAGAGGCTAGAATATTACAAGAAAGCGATATATTTAAACAATATTTCCCTGAATTGACTGACTATGTAGCTTCTTTAGTTTAA
- a CDS encoding mechanosensitive ion channel family protein, protein MKILDNYSNWNQEIIIFSLMMLFAIIFVMFLQKFMISTIKHFVHKFNPTYVNILEQYNFFRYLLHSCFALYLLFWSNLFRLSGIFSPFFYNIQKIVLAIYSTIAIALLLMAINNIASRIYATNAVVKRIPIRLHAQILKIFISICAVVIIISYAFNISLISLATSLGATTALLTFVFKDTVLGLLASLQLTFQDIVQVGDWISVPQYNVLGEVLEITITVVKIKNPDQTTSTIPTSTLLATNVINWRNVYEVGGRRLQTSIYIDINTIMFCSQELLAHLQQVCLVSDDGSRANGADGKITNITLFRLYAYKYLANHQQIHQKEFNFIVRELDPAPTGLPIEIYIFTKEVEWSKYENIKAEIIDHLISILPEFKLKVFQYHTAGQLCAPQLLK, encoded by the coding sequence ATGAAAATACTAGACAATTATAGTAATTGGAATCAGGAAATTATCATATTTAGCTTGATGATGCTATTTGCTATAATTTTTGTAATGTTTCTACAAAAATTTATGATTTCTACAATTAAACATTTTGTTCATAAATTTAATCCAACTTATGTCAATATATTAGAGCAATATAATTTTTTCCGTTATTTGTTACACAGTTGTTTTGCTTTATATTTATTATTCTGGAGTAATTTATTTCGTCTTAGCGGTATTTTCTCTCCATTTTTTTATAATATACAAAAAATTGTCCTTGCCATATATTCGACCATTGCCATTGCATTGCTATTAATGGCAATAAACAATATTGCAAGCCGAATATATGCAACTAATGCAGTAGTAAAGCGCATTCCTATTCGTTTACACGCACAAATATTAAAAATATTTATCTCAATTTGTGCAGTAGTAATTATTATCTCATACGCTTTCAATATTTCGTTAATTTCTCTAGCAACAAGCTTAGGCGCAACAACTGCATTATTGACCTTTGTATTTAAAGATACGGTGTTAGGTTTATTAGCTAGTTTACAATTAACATTCCAGGATATAGTTCAGGTAGGGGATTGGATATCTGTGCCACAATATAATGTTTTGGGAGAAGTTTTGGAAATTACTATCACGGTAGTCAAAATAAAAAATCCAGATCAAACAACTTCAACTATTCCTACATCAACTTTACTTGCAACAAATGTAATTAACTGGCGAAACGTATATGAAGTAGGCGGTAGGAGGCTGCAAACTTCAATTTACATTGATATAAACACTATAATGTTTTGTTCACAAGAGCTTTTAGCTCACTTGCAGCAAGTATGTCTTGTTTCTGATGATGGCTCTAGAGCGAATGGTGCTGACGGTAAGATAACAAATATTACTCTTTTCCGTTTGTATGCATATAAATACCTGGCAAATCATCAGCAAATACATCAAAAAGAGTTTAATTTTATCGTTCGTGAATTAGATCCCGCTCCTACCGGATTACCTATAGAAATTTATATTTTTACTAAGGAAGTAGAATGGTCTAAATATGAAAATATAAAAGCTGAAATTATTGATCATTTAATTTCAATTTTACCAGAATTTAAATTGAAAGTATTTCAATATCATACTGCCGGCCAACTTTGTGCTCCTCAACTGCTTAAATAA
- the rsmA gene encoding 16S rRNA (adenine(1518)-N(6)/adenine(1519)-N(6))-dimethyltransferase RsmA, producing the protein MLPSIAQHANQHGIHPLKRYGQNFLFDFSLCEKIVRVSQLKIGANVIEVGPGTAGLTRAILASTPKSLTVIEADYRCVALLEEIKHLYPNLCIIQGDALNWKLSDLTTNDNKIDIISNLPYQIGTTLLIQWLKNTDYLNSITVMLQREVVDRICAKPGTKTYGRLSVLCQLICDVQKCFDVAPKAFYPPPKVYSSVVRLSPLAVIPEISIIERVELITRTAFSQRRKMLRSSLQSLDKNIEDILYSININPESRAENLTPIDYLTLANLKLNFLS; encoded by the coding sequence ATGTTGCCATCCATTGCACAACATGCGAATCAACATGGTATTCATCCATTAAAACGGTATGGACAAAATTTTCTTTTTGATTTTTCTTTATGTGAGAAAATAGTACGAGTTAGCCAACTCAAAATTGGTGCTAATGTAATAGAGGTAGGGCCAGGAACTGCAGGATTAACTAGAGCTATTTTAGCTAGTACACCTAAGTCGCTGACTGTTATTGAAGCAGATTATCGATGTGTAGCTTTACTGGAGGAAATTAAACATTTATATCCAAATTTATGTATCATTCAAGGTGATGCTTTGAACTGGAAATTATCTGACCTAACTACTAACGACAATAAGATCGATATAATTTCTAACCTACCTTATCAAATAGGTACTACTCTATTAATTCAATGGCTAAAAAATACTGATTATCTTAATAGCATCACGGTAATGTTACAACGTGAAGTAGTTGATCGTATCTGTGCAAAACCAGGAACAAAAACTTATGGTAGATTATCAGTACTCTGCCAACTAATTTGTGATGTGCAAAAATGTTTTGATGTTGCGCCTAAAGCATTTTATCCACCACCAAAAGTATACTCAAGCGTGGTACGATTATCTCCATTAGCAGTAATTCCGGAAATATCTATAATAGAGCGGGTAGAATTGATCACAAGAACAGCTTTCTCGCAACGACGTAAAATGCTTAGATCTTCCCTACAGTCTCTAGATAAAAATATTGAAGATATATTATATAGTATTAATATAAACCCGGAGAGTAGAGCTGAGAACCTCACGCCAATAGATTATTTGACTTTAGCCAATTTAAAATTAAATTTCTTATCTTAG
- a CDS encoding IS5 family transposase (programmed frameshift): MRYKNLSILSEEHFRRLTGVRNSTFEKMVGILKTEKQINRRYQGGRRASLSMEDSLLMTLEYLREYRTYFHIAKNYGVSESSAFKTIRFVEDTLIKHPDFALPGKKALVKSGMEYELVLIDATESPIERPPKKQKYYYSGKKKRHTLKTQIVVDKKSKRVICTSFSNGKRHDFKLFKESRTHILPEVKVITDTGYQGLQKIHTNSELPKKKSKKNALTKEDKKNNRSLASDRVLNENVIGMLKRFKIIADKYRNRRKRFGLRFNLIAGLYNWELGK; the protein is encoded by the exons ATGAGATATAAAAATTTAAGCATTTTATCGGAAGAGCATTTTAGAAGATTAACAGGGGTAAGAAATAGTACATTTGAAAAGATGGTAGGGATTTTAAAGACAGAGAAACAAATAAATAGGAGGTACCAAGGTGGCAGAAGAGCTAGTCTTAGTATGGAAGACAGCCTATTAATGACACTTGAATATTTAAGGGAATACCGTACCTATTTTCATATAGCTAAGAATTATGGAGTTAGCGAAAGCAGTGCATTTAAAACAATTCGTTTTGTTGAAGACACTCTAATAAAACATCCGGATTTTGCTCTTCCAGGTAAGAAGGCTCTAGTTAAAAGCGGTATGGAGTATGAATTAGTTTTAATAGATGCTACAGAAAGCCCTATAGAGCGACCCC CAAAAAAACAGAAATACTATTACTCAGGTAAAAAGAAAAGACATACGTTAAAGACTCAAATAGTAGTAGATAAGAAAAGCAAACGAGTCATATGCACTTCTTTTTCCAATGGTAAGCGTCATGATTTTAAATTATTTAAAGAATCAAGAACCCATATACTGCCTGAGGTTAAAGTGATTACTGATACTGGTTATCAAGGCTTACAGAAGATTCATACAAATTCTGAGCTACCAAAGAAAAAGAGTAAAAAGAATGCTTTAACTAAAGAAGATAAGAAAAATAATAGAAGTTTAGCAAGTGACAGAGTATTAAATGAAAATGTTATCGGTATGTTAAAGCGTTTTAAAATAATTGCTGATAAATATCGAAATAGACGCAAAAGATTTGGTCTTAGGTTCAATTTAATTGCTGGTTTATATAATTGGGAGCTTGGTAAATGA
- a CDS encoding sodium:solute symporter family transporter encodes MPFNIDVVIIIAFLIINLVVGLYSGRGITTIKEYAIGNSNFSTTTLVATIVATWIGGGFFESCISETYKHGLLHIIIRFGDGLIGLLVIGYILVPKMQIFMNKNSVIEVIGELYTTRIRIICAVFSMLLTIAFTAAQIKLLSILFYNFLDLPNLYATLISSLIIITYSCFGGVKSVTFTDIVQFFAFGVFIPTFALLIFSTIGGYESVINVLTTHQIFDYNKAFNLGNHNFYNSLLMLFLFTIAAFDPVMLQRVALASSINQAQQSFIKAGIVCAFITIISISIGIMALAYNPNLNPDNIMIDLINHFSYPGLKVLTLMGIAALAMSTADSYIVSGAVIFSNDFCKPLGLTNIVKNDLLLARLFVVFGGAFAIIIALLMNNLFSMILLMVVIFIPTVTPLLLLTIFGFRTSERVILIGMLSGISSLIIWKIYIQSQLDVDGTIIAAIINMISILSAHYLLNEPGGWIVNKNSTTTQKIKIKNRSLNFLRRIKNLSSLRYYKNNLPKYEMAYIYFAFGVLITLIMSFSIDKSMSEKHIYLINLLQGTLLFISTSFICHGLWAKNLKEKYIGIIWYIAIFIGLAFINCLLVLLSKFSQISLVIFILNLATIGILINWQIALVMIILALTSSLFVYQQFIDTLISHETYDLKSKIIFLILIFISFLIAFLKPKQEQVKLTEEKVEHLGIQINDREEELEKLLELKDEFLCNIQHEVNTPITGIISLAQALDQSYDKFNAKQRRMAIKSIAASSERFNSLISNLLDLSKLSSLTYELHKTEVNLSELVYQRLDYCKKLYLNNEEREFLTNVEPDLIVNCDAHYITSTIDNLIINAIKYSSKGSIIIALKQSNSTVEFSITDEGVGIPQHELHNIFGAFVVGSRTRTKSGGIPNGQRGVGLALCEKVIKAHGGTIRAESSDKKGTSFKFTLSLHTTN; translated from the coding sequence ATGCCATTTAATATAGATGTAGTAATTATTATTGCGTTTTTAATCATTAATCTAGTAGTAGGTTTATACTCTGGGAGAGGCATAACCACGATTAAGGAATACGCCATTGGTAATAGCAATTTTTCTACCACTACCCTGGTAGCTACTATTGTTGCCACTTGGATCGGTGGTGGTTTTTTTGAAAGCTGCATTTCAGAAACTTATAAACATGGCTTATTACATATCATTATTCGTTTTGGTGATGGGCTTATAGGTTTATTAGTCATTGGCTATATCTTGGTACCAAAGATGCAGATTTTTATGAATAAAAACTCTGTGATTGAAGTAATTGGCGAATTATATACCACTAGAATAAGAATTATTTGCGCTGTATTCTCTATGTTACTTACAATAGCGTTTACTGCCGCGCAAATAAAATTACTTTCTATATTATTTTATAATTTTCTTGATTTACCAAACTTGTATGCGACCTTAATTAGTAGCCTTATAATTATTACATATTCATGCTTTGGCGGGGTCAAATCCGTTACCTTTACTGATATAGTGCAATTTTTTGCTTTTGGCGTCTTTATACCAACTTTTGCTTTACTTATTTTCAGTACAATTGGTGGCTATGAATCAGTGATCAATGTATTAACAACTCATCAGATTTTTGACTACAACAAAGCATTTAATTTAGGAAATCATAACTTTTACAATTCTTTGCTTATGTTATTTCTTTTTACAATAGCCGCTTTTGATCCAGTGATGTTACAAAGAGTAGCTCTGGCATCAAGCATTAACCAAGCACAACAATCCTTTATAAAAGCAGGGATTGTCTGCGCTTTTATAACAATTATCTCAATCTCCATTGGAATTATGGCCTTAGCTTATAATCCTAATTTAAACCCAGATAATATCATGATTGACTTAATCAATCATTTTTCTTATCCAGGGCTTAAAGTGCTGACTTTAATGGGTATAGCTGCTCTGGCCATGTCTACCGCTGATTCATATATAGTGTCTGGTGCCGTTATATTTTCTAATGATTTCTGTAAGCCACTGGGTTTAACTAATATTGTAAAAAATGATTTGTTGCTTGCTAGGTTGTTTGTAGTTTTTGGTGGTGCTTTTGCAATAATCATTGCTTTGTTAATGAATAATTTATTTAGCATGATATTATTAATGGTTGTTATATTTATACCAACAGTTACCCCTCTTTTATTGCTAACTATTTTTGGATTTCGTACCTCAGAAAGAGTTATCTTAATAGGTATGTTATCAGGCATTTCCTCTTTAATTATCTGGAAAATCTATATCCAATCTCAGCTGGATGTAGACGGCACAATAATTGCTGCCATAATTAATATGATCAGTATATTATCTGCTCATTATTTACTTAATGAACCTGGTGGCTGGATTGTTAACAAAAATAGTACTACTACGCAAAAAATTAAAATTAAAAACAGGTCTTTAAATTTTTTAAGAAGAATTAAAAATCTTAGTTCCTTAAGATATTATAAAAATAATCTGCCAAAATACGAAATGGCTTATATTTATTTTGCTTTTGGCGTTTTAATAACGTTAATTATGTCTTTTTCCATAGATAAATCTATGAGTGAAAAACATATTTATTTAATTAATCTTTTACAGGGTACATTATTATTTATATCTACAAGCTTTATTTGTCATGGGTTGTGGGCAAAAAATCTTAAAGAAAAATATATCGGAATTATATGGTATATAGCCATATTTATTGGGTTAGCTTTCATAAATTGCCTTCTAGTATTATTAAGTAAATTTTCACAGATATCCTTAGTAATTTTTATATTAAATTTAGCCACAATAGGAATATTAATAAATTGGCAGATCGCACTAGTAATGATTATTCTTGCACTAACATCATCATTATTTGTATATCAGCAATTTATAGATACTCTTATTTCACACGAAACCTATGATTTAAAATCCAAAATTATCTTTCTTATACTTATATTCATTAGTTTTTTAATAGCTTTTTTAAAACCCAAGCAAGAACAGGTGAAGCTTACAGAGGAAAAAGTTGAACATCTTGGTATTCAAATAAATGACCGAGAAGAAGAGCTAGAAAAATTATTAGAATTAAAAGACGAATTTTTGTGTAACATTCAACACGAAGTTAATACCCCAATCACCGGGATAATAAGTCTTGCTCAAGCTCTTGATCAGAGTTATGACAAATTTAATGCAAAACAACGTCGTATGGCAATAAAATCGATTGCTGCAAGTTCTGAAAGATTCAATAGTTTAATTAGTAATCTCCTAGATTTATCAAAACTATCCTCTTTGACCTATGAATTGCATAAAACAGAGGTAAATTTAAGCGAGCTAGTATATCAACGCTTGGACTACTGCAAAAAGTTATATCTAAACAATGAAGAGCGAGAATTTTTAACTAATGTAGAACCTGATCTTATAGTCAATTGTGATGCACATTATATCACTTCAACTATTGATAATTTGATCATTAATGCCATTAAGTACAGCAGTAAGGGTAGTATTATTATTGCATTGAAGCAAAGTAACTCAACTGTTGAATTCAGTATTACTGATGAAGGAGTGGGGATTCCTCAACATGAGCTACATAATATTTTTGGTGCTTTTGTCGTTGGCTCCAGAACGCGTACTAAATCCGGTGGCATTCCCAATGGTCAACGAGGTGTAGGTCTTGCATTATGTGAGAAGGTCATAAAAGCTCACGGTGGTACTATCCGAGCTGAAAGTAGCGATAAGAAGGGAACGAGTTTTAAATTTACACTTTCTCTTCATACTACAAATTAA